From the Saimiri boliviensis isolate mSaiBol1 chromosome X, mSaiBol1.pri, whole genome shotgun sequence genome, one window contains:
- the MORF4L2 gene encoding mortality factor 4-like protein 2: MSSRKQGSQPRGQQSAEEDNFKKPTRSNMQRSKMRGASSGKKTAGPQQKNLEPALPGRWGGRSAENPPSGSVRKTRKNKQKTPGNGDGGSTSEAPQPPRKKRARADPTVESEEAFKNRMEVKVKIPEELKPWLVEDWDLVTRQKQLFQLPAKKNVDAILEEYANCKKSQGNVDNKEYAVNEVVAGIKEYFNVMLGTQLLYKFERPQYAEILLAHPDAPMSQVYGAPHLLRLFVRIGAMLAYTPLDEKSLALLLGYLHDFLKYLAKNSASLFTASDYKVASAEYHRKAL, from the coding sequence ATGAGTTCCAGAAAGCAGGGTTCTCAACCTCGTGGACAACAATCTGCAGAAGAAGACAACTTTAAAAAACCAACTAGAAGCAACATGCAGAGAAGTAAGATGAGAGGGGCCTCCTCAGGAAAGAAGACAGCTGGTCCCCAGCAGAAAAATCTGGAACCAGCTCTCCCAGGAAGATGGGGGGGTCGCTCTGCAGAGAACCCCCCTTCAGGATCCGTGAGGAAGACCAGAAAGAACAAGCAGAAGACTCCTGGAAACGGAGACGGTGGCAGTACCAGCGAAGCACCTCAGCCCCCTCGGAAGAAAAGGGCCCGGGCTGACCCCACTGTTGAAAGCGAGGAGGCATTTAAGAATAGAATGGAAGTTAAAGTGAAGATTCCTGAAGAATTAAAACCATGGCTTGTTGAGGACTGGGACTTAGTTACCAGGCAGAAGCAGCTGTTCCAACTCCCTGCTAAGAAAAATGTAGATGCAATTCTGGAGGAGTATGCAAATTGCAAGAAATCGCAGGGAAATGTTGATAATAAGGAATATGCGGTTAATGAAGTTGTGGcaggaataaaagaatatttcaatGTGATGTTGGGCACTCAGCTGCTCTACAAATTTGAGAGGCCCCAGTATGCTGAAATTCTTTTGGCCCATCCTGATGCTCCAATGTCCCAGGTTTATGGAGCACCACACCTACTGAGATTATTTGTAAGAATTGGAGCAATGTTGGCTTATACACCCCTTGATGAGAAAAGCCTTGCATTATTGTTGGGCTATTTGCATGATTTCCTAAAATATCTGGCAAAGAATTCTGCATCTCTCTTTACTGCCAGTGATTACAAAGTGGCTTCTGCTGAGTACCACCGCAAAGCCCTGTGA